Proteins from one Carassius gibelio isolate Cgi1373 ecotype wild population from Czech Republic chromosome A25, carGib1.2-hapl.c, whole genome shotgun sequence genomic window:
- the LOC127946720 gene encoding lysoplasmalogenase-like protein TMEM86A, whose amino-acid sequence MVSPVTVVKSEGPKLVPFFKATCVYFVLWLPTSSPSWFSALIKCLPIFCLWVFLLAHGINFLGAHSSARKILAGLIFSALGDAFLIWQEQGYFSHGLFMFAITHILYSSAFGMKPLNLRAGLIIAVISGFSYTLLYPYLSGPFTYLVAVYIALIGFMGWRAIAGVQLANDLWTWTKLSACLGAVLFMVSDLTIAVNKFCFPVPHSRAIIMATYYAAQMLIALSAVECQDADAARKRA is encoded by the exons GTCAAGAGCGAGGGTCCAAAGCTTGTTCCGTTCTTCAAAGCCACTTGTGTCTATTTTGTTCTGTGGCTACCCACCTCAAGCCCTTCCTGGTTCAGTGCCCTCATCAAATGTCTGCCCATCTTCTGTCTCTGGGTTTTTCTGCTCGCCCATGGCATCAACTTTTTAGGGGCCCACTCCAGTGCCAGGAAAATCCTGGCAGGACTTATTTTTTCAGCTTTGGGTGACGCATTTCTCATCTGGCAAGAACAAGGCTACTTTAGTCATG GACTGTTTATGTTCGCCATCACCCACATTCTCTACTCTTCGGCCTTTGGGATGAAGCCCCTCAACCTGAGAGCAGGCCTGATCATCGCTGTCATCTCAGGCTTCAGCTACACCCTACTGTACCCCTACCTCTCTGGTCCCTTCACCTACCTGGTGGCTGTTTACATTGCTCTCATTGGCTTCATGGGCTGGAGGGCCATTGCTGGAGTCCAGCTCGCCAATGACCTCTGGACCTGGACGAAACTATCTGCCTGCCTCGGAGCCGTCCTCTTCATGGTGTCTGACCTCACCATTGCTGTCAACAAGTTCTGCTTCCCAGTGCCCCACTCTCGAGCGATCATAATGGCCACCTACTATGCTGCCCAGATGTTGATTGCATTGTCGGCTGTGGAATGTCAAGACGCCGATGCAGCTCGGAAAAGAGCCTGA